The following are encoded together in the Humulus lupulus chromosome 5, drHumLupu1.1, whole genome shotgun sequence genome:
- the LOC133834363 gene encoding monooxygenase 2-like, whose product MATATAYSFFFSSTTFVRQYSKSQQYGLSDRKCKPNLGLLMVKAQSNNSYYRSQVREEDIVIVGGGIAGLATAVSLHRLGVGSLVLEQGESLRTGGIALSLYKNGWRVLDAIGVGSDIRTQFIHLQGLTIKSVDGRVLRAFNFKDDDESQEVRAVERGVLLKTLACQLPLKTIRFSSKLTNISRRHIGDDTMLELADGTRLSAKVVIGCEGIGSPIAKWMGFPKPKYVGYCSIRGLGYFPNGHSCQNKMSNINGSGVRAGWFPVSSTKIYWNISFKRDSPGPKISDPDELRKQSKELLRGWPAETLLEIIDHTLDDTIIRAPMADRWLWPGLNPLAYSGRVAVVGDAWHPMTPNLGQGASVALEDSIVLGRKLAHAVKSGSSSLVEEALESYERERWPVVFPLAIKANLLGAVLQTRNPIVGYFRDNIFTPRLNPQSMFKHTNFDVQPLGLHTKQ is encoded by the exons ATGGCCACAGCAACAGCTTATTCCTTCTTCTTCTCATCAACAACTTTTGTGAGGCAATATTCCAAGAGCCAACAATATGGATTAAGTGATAGGAAATGTAAGCCAAATTTGGGATTATTAATGGTGAAAGCTCAAAGTAATAATAGTTATTATAGAAGCCAAGTCCGTGAAGAGGATATCGTCATTGTGGGTGGTGGAATTGCTGGCCTTGCCACCGCCGTATCACTCCACAG GCTAGGGGTTGGATCATTGGTACTTGAGCAAGGAGAGTCACTTCGGACTGGTGGAATTGCACTGTCTCTTTACAAGAATGGGTGGAGGGTGTTGGATGCTATTGGAGTTGGCTCTGATATCAGAACCCAATTCATTCATCTTCAAGG GTTGACTATAAAGTCAGTAGATGGAAGGGTACTACGGGCTTTCAATTTCAAGGATGATGATGAAAG CCAAGAAGTGCGAGCAGTCGAGAGAGGAGTATTGCTAAAGACTCTTGCATGTCAGCTACCGTTGAAGACTATTCGTTTCTCGTCGAAGTTGACAAATATTAGTAGAAGACATATTGGAGATGACACTATGTTGGAGCTAGCCGATGGAACTCGGTTATCCGCCAAG GTTGTAATTGGTTGTGAAGGGATTGGATCTCCCATAGCCAAGTGGATGGGGTTCCCTAAACCTAAATATGTTGGGTATTGTAGCATCCGTGGGCTAGGATACTTTCCTAATGGTCATTCATGTCAAAACAAAATGTCCAACATTAATGGAAGTGGTGTACGAGCAGGATGGTTTCCTGTTTCTTCTACTAAAATATATTGGAATATAAGTTTTAAGCGCGACTCTCCTG GCCCTAAAATCAGTGACCCGGATGAACTGAGAAAGCAATCGAAAGAGCTACTGCGAGGGTGGCCTGCCGAGACACTACTAGAAATCATTGATCATACACTAGACGATACAATCATCAGAGCACCCATGGCCGATCGATGGTTGTGGCCTGGCCTTAATCCATTGGCTTATTCAGGAAGAGTGGCAGTGGTGGGTGACGCCTGGCATCCAATGACTCCCAATTTAGGACAAGGAGCTAGTGTTGCATTGGAAGACTCAATTGTTTTGGGTAGAAAGCTTGCGCACGCAGTTAAATCGGGATCATCTTCATTAGTGGAAGAGGCTTTGGAGTCATATGAGAGAGAAAGATGGCCTGTAGTGTTTCCTCTGGCCATAAAAGCCAATTTATTAGGAGCGGTTCTACAAACGAGGAATCCGATTGTTGGTtattttagggataatattttcacTCCAAGGCTAAACCCTCAAAGCATGTTTAAGCATACCAACTTTGATGTTCAGCCCTTAGGCTTACACACCAAACAATAA
- the LOC133778821 gene encoding monooxygenase 2-like: MPSWDVRKEEHDKYADWMRSNHMVVIGCEGIGSPIAKWMGFPKPKYVGYCSIRGLGYFPNGHSYQNKMSNINGSGVRAGWFPVYSTKIYWNISFKRDSPGPKISDPDELRKQSKELLRGWSAETLLDIIDHTLDDTIIRAPMADRWLWPGLNPLAYSGRVAVVGDAWHPMTPNLGQGASVALEDSVVLGRKLAHAVKSGSSSLVEEALESYERERWPVVFPLAIKANLLGAVLQTRNPIVGYFRDNIFTPRLNPQSMFKHTNFDVQPLGLHTKQ, encoded by the exons ATGCCATCGTGGGATGTAAGGAAAGAGGAACATGATAAATATGctgattggatgagatcaaatcacatg GTTGTAATTGGTTGTGAAGGGATTGGATCTCCCATAGCCAAGTGGATGGGGTTCCCTAAACCTAAATATGTTGGGTATTGTAGCATCCGTGGGCTAGGATACTTTCCTAATGGTCATTCATATCAAAACAAAATGTCCAATATTAATGGAAGTGGTGTACGAGCAGGATGGTTTCCTGTTTATTCTACTAAAATATATTGGAATATAAGTTTTAAGCGCGACTCTCCTG GCCCTAAAATCAGTGACCCGGATGAACTGAGAAAGCAATCAAAAGAGCTACTGCGAGGGTGGTCTGCCGAGACACTACTAGACATCATTGATCATACACTAGACGATACAATCATCAGAGCACCCATGGCCGATCGATGGTTGTGGCCTGGCCTTAATCCATTGGCTTATTCAGGAAGAGTGGCAGTGGTGGGTGACGCCTGGCATCCAATGACTCCCAATTTAGGACAAGGAGCTAGTGTTGCATTGGAAGACTCAGTTGTTTTGGGTAGAAAGCTTGCGCACGCAGTTAAATCGGGATCATCTTCATTAGTGGAAGAGGCTTTGGAGTCGTATGAGAGAGAAAGATGGCCCGTAGTGTTTCCTCTGGCCATAAAAGCCAATTTATTAGGAGCGGTTCTACAAACGAGGAATCCGATTGTTGGTtattttagggataatattttcacTCCAAGGCTAAACCCTCAAAGCATGTTTAAGCATACCAACTTTGATGTTCAGCCCTTAGGCTTACACACCAAACAATAA